From Prevotella melaninogenica, the proteins below share one genomic window:
- a CDS encoding EpsG family protein, whose product MKRAQLPIFIFLGVMLILIAAFREIGIDPDSLNYAMLYQNPSNSNIADHIEYSFTLIATLLNNITDSPHAIFLVYAMMGVSLKMIAFKKYSNHYILMFAIYMCYFYELHELTQIRAGVASGFFLISVLYTAERKKRKAALCILLGAVFHISAIALLPTLLLGNKPLNKKVQFILYMSVPIGYLIYFTGMSVLFNLDIPLIGDKLSIYQEATEKGIAIVEMELFNPVYLLNVIIFYFLLIFHETITQKIKYSPLLLKVYATGLVIYPALGFLPVLSLRLSELYYIVNIYMIGSLYYTIKPRWAGLIIITIICISFYAFGLPHIGLKDLVKI is encoded by the coding sequence ATGAAGCGTGCACAACTCCCTATATTTATTTTTTTAGGAGTAATGTTGATTCTTATAGCTGCTTTTCGTGAGATTGGTATAGATCCAGACTCACTTAATTATGCAATGCTATATCAGAATCCGTCTAATTCCAATATTGCAGACCATATAGAATATTCATTTACTTTAATCGCAACATTATTAAATAATATAACAGATTCACCACACGCTATATTCTTAGTATATGCGATGATGGGAGTATCATTAAAGATGATTGCTTTTAAGAAATATTCCAATCATTATATACTAATGTTTGCTATTTACATGTGTTATTTCTATGAACTTCATGAACTTACACAAATTAGAGCTGGAGTAGCTTCCGGATTTTTTCTTATTTCAGTTTTATATACAGCAGAACGAAAAAAGAGAAAAGCCGCACTTTGCATTCTTTTAGGAGCTGTATTCCATATATCCGCCATAGCACTTCTCCCAACACTCCTCCTTGGTAATAAACCTCTAAACAAGAAAGTACAATTTATTTTATATATGTCTGTTCCTATAGGTTATCTCATCTATTTTACAGGCATGTCCGTTTTATTCAACCTTGACATACCACTTATTGGAGACAAACTATCTATATATCAAGAAGCGACAGAAAAAGGAATTGCTATTGTTGAAATGGAATTATTCAATCCCGTATATTTATTAAATGTCATCATATTTTATTTCTTACTCATATTTCACGAAACGATTACACAAAAAATCAAATATTCACCACTCCTACTAAAGGTTTATGCGACTGGATTAGTTATTTACCCAGCATTGGGATTTCTCCCTGTTTTATCACTACGCTTAAGCGAACTTTACTATATAGTAAACATATATATGATAGGTTCACTTTACTATACAATAAAGCCACGCTGGGCAGGACTAATTATTATCACAATAATTTGCATAAGTTTCTATGCATTTGGTCTACCTCACATAGGATTAAAAGATTTAGTAAAGATATAA
- the dinB gene encoding DNA polymerase IV: protein MRKIIHIDMDAFFASVEQRDNPELRGKPIAVGFDGPRGVVSTASYEARPFGVHSAMSMAQAKRRCPQLIVVSSHFDRYKEVSRQIHAVFHEYTDLVEPISLDEAFLDVSENKKGIDLAVDIAKEIKQKIFERTSLTASAGISYNKLLAKIASDMRKPNGIFTVHPDRALDFIGKLPVEKLWGVGPKTAERMHGMGVFTGEQLREISREHLVQVFGKMGNVYYNFSRGIDNRPVIVSYERKSVGCERTFLEDLHIESKIIIELYHITLELVERIKAKDFKGRTLTLKLKWDATTQITRSLTQDKILRTKDNILPLAKQLLKDTDYHNRPIRLMGLSVSSPETNEKEGQIRPQWIEGLLPFEKNDFVT, encoded by the coding sequence ATGCGTAAAATTATTCACATTGACATGGATGCTTTCTTTGCTTCGGTTGAGCAAAGGGACAATCCAGAACTGAGAGGGAAGCCTATCGCTGTCGGTTTCGATGGTCCACGTGGCGTGGTGTCGACTGCCAGCTACGAAGCTCGTCCTTTTGGTGTTCATTCTGCCATGTCAATGGCGCAGGCGAAAAGGCGTTGTCCGCAACTGATCGTTGTCTCTTCACATTTCGATAGATACAAAGAAGTGTCACGACAGATTCATGCTGTCTTTCATGAATACACCGATTTGGTTGAGCCAATCTCACTGGATGAGGCTTTTCTTGATGTTTCGGAGAATAAAAAAGGAATAGATCTGGCTGTCGACATAGCGAAAGAAATCAAGCAAAAGATATTCGAGCGCACCTCGCTAACTGCCTCTGCAGGAATAAGCTACAACAAACTGTTGGCTAAGATAGCCTCTGATATGCGCAAACCAAATGGAATCTTCACGGTACATCCCGACCGTGCGCTTGATTTTATCGGTAAACTCCCTGTTGAGAAGCTATGGGGCGTTGGTCCAAAGACGGCTGAGCGAATGCACGGTATGGGTGTCTTTACGGGGGAACAACTACGAGAAATATCGCGAGAACACCTTGTGCAGGTGTTTGGTAAGATGGGTAATGTCTACTATAATTTCTCACGTGGCATTGACAATCGTCCTGTCATCGTTTCTTATGAGCGTAAGTCTGTGGGCTGTGAGCGCACTTTTCTTGAAGATTTACATATCGAATCGAAGATAATCATCGAACTCTATCACATCACTTTGGAGTTAGTTGAACGAATCAAAGCGAAAGATTTTAAGGGTAGAACCCTCACACTCAAACTGAAGTGGGATGCTACAACGCAGATAACACGTAGTCTTACACAGGATAAAATCCTCCGAACGAAAGATAATATCCTCCCTCTTGCCAAGCAATTATTAAAAGATACGGACTATCATAACCGTCCTATCCGCTTGATGGGGCTCTCTGTTTCTTCGCCTGAAACGAATGAAAAAGAAGGACAAATACGCCCTCAATGGATAGAAGGATTGCTTCCTTTTGAAAAAAATGACTTTGTTACGTAA
- a CDS encoding glycosyltransferase WbsX family protein: MKARVIAYYLPQFHPIPENDEAWGKGFTEWTNVAKAKPQFRGHYQPHIPADLGFYDLRLPEVREQQATMAKECGIEGFCYYHYWMGNSKLLLQRPFQEVLQSGKPDFPFCLCWANHEWTTKTWQKDGKNKIIAPMEYGGEQDYTEHFNYVLPAFKDNRYITIDGKPVFVIYDPYHFKDVSIFMEIWRKLAKECGLPGIYFIAQIANTSTIKRNADGTLARVIPNLKNSKEVYNNILSLGFDGINSYGKSRGEMYYQGKTMRIAKQILHKKLSFLPSLKLDYSKVVSNFFAPEDKWDNVYPMIIPGWDRTPRAGNSEGIYINSTPENFKKHIKQALSIVDSKPQDHKILFLKSWNEWGEGNYVEPNLKFGHAYLDAIKENLL, translated from the coding sequence ATGAAAGCAAGAGTCATAGCATATTATTTACCACAGTTTCACCCTATTCCTGAAAATGATGAGGCATGGGGAAAAGGATTTACGGAATGGACAAATGTCGCAAAGGCAAAGCCACAATTTAGAGGACATTATCAACCGCATATCCCAGCTGATCTTGGCTTCTATGATTTGCGTTTACCAGAAGTGAGAGAGCAGCAAGCTACGATGGCAAAAGAATGCGGCATCGAAGGATTTTGTTATTATCACTATTGGATGGGAAACAGTAAATTATTACTTCAGCGCCCATTTCAGGAGGTACTACAATCAGGTAAACCTGACTTTCCGTTCTGCCTTTGCTGGGCAAACCATGAATGGACAACGAAAACCTGGCAGAAGGATGGAAAGAATAAGATAATTGCTCCAATGGAATATGGTGGAGAACAAGATTACACTGAACATTTTAATTATGTACTTCCTGCTTTTAAAGACAATAGATATATTACAATAGATGGGAAACCCGTTTTTGTAATATATGATCCTTATCACTTTAAAGATGTAAGCATCTTTATGGAAATATGGAGAAAGTTGGCAAAAGAATGCGGATTACCTGGCATCTATTTTATTGCTCAAATAGCTAATACGTCAACGATTAAGCGCAATGCCGATGGGACTTTAGCTCGAGTCATTCCTAATTTAAAGAATAGCAAGGAGGTATATAACAATATCCTTTCTTTAGGATTTGATGGTATCAACTCTTATGGTAAATCAAGAGGGGAAATGTACTATCAAGGTAAAACTATGCGTATAGCTAAACAGATTTTACACAAAAAACTTTCATTCTTACCATCCCTCAAATTAGATTATTCAAAAGTTGTAAGCAACTTCTTTGCTCCTGAGGATAAATGGGATAATGTATATCCCATGATTATACCTGGTTGGGACAGAACCCCACGTGCAGGAAATAGCGAAGGTATATATATTAACTCGACACCAGAGAACTTCAAGAAACATATAAAACAAGCATTAAGCATTGTGGACTCCAAACCACAAGATCACAAAATCTTGTTTTTAAAATCGTGGAACGAATGGGGAGAAGGAAATTATGTTGAACCTAATCTGAAATTTGGACACGCTTATTTAGATGCTATAAAAGAGAACTTATTATGA
- a CDS encoding sugar transferase → MRENESHDAMGKLQRCLKRAFDIVGALIGLIICSPLFLLISILITYQSNGPIFFRQIRIGYKGRPFAIVKFRTMSSVVEEEGPQLVTKCDSSNSTRLEQFLRGHHLDELPQLWNVLRGDMSFVGPRPERKFFIDKIIEQTDRYQLIYQMRPGLTSEATLYNGYTDTMEKMLRRMEMDIHYLEHRTLWLDFTIVIKTVLKIVTGKKF, encoded by the coding sequence ATGAGAGAAAACGAGAGTCATGATGCCATGGGAAAGCTTCAACGCTGTTTAAAGCGTGCTTTTGACATTGTTGGTGCGCTCATCGGACTTATCATCTGCTCTCCTCTATTTCTCCTCATCAGTATTCTTATTACTTATCAAAGCAATGGACCGATATTCTTCCGACAGATACGTATCGGATATAAAGGACGTCCGTTTGCTATCGTTAAGTTTCGTACAATGAGCAGTGTTGTGGAGGAAGAGGGTCCGCAACTTGTTACAAAATGTGACAGTTCGAACTCTACTCGATTGGAACAGTTCCTGCGTGGACATCACTTAGACGAACTACCACAACTATGGAATGTGCTCAGAGGTGACATGTCGTTCGTGGGTCCGCGCCCTGAACGTAAGTTCTTTATCGACAAGATTATCGAACAGACCGACCGCTATCAGCTCATCTATCAGATGCGACCGGGGCTTACTTCAGAGGCAACACTCTACAATGGTTATACCGATACGATGGAGAAAATGCTCCGACGAATGGAGATGGACATCCATTACTTGGAACATCGCACCTTGTGGTTGGACTTTACTATCGTCATTAAGACGGTTCTAAAAATTGTTACTGGAAAGAAATTCTAA
- a CDS encoding SLBB domain-containing protein, with protein sequence MKKYILFVLLALCSLNGFAQSSMTDTQVMDFVQKEHKKGTPQAQIVTKLMQSGVDISQIRRVRNIYEKMQKGNAAFGAAKEGTTTDRSRTNNGQTSPTAAPGKSKQQIADATLDDYNNNEQEINRYSEGRISANRSWTNTYDENDGEYLKMQAEMNDWMPQDTAAMYENLLKQLSRNRKKVWGRDIFNNKSLSFEPNMNMALPRNYRIGPGDAVFIDVYGASQKSYQTTVAPDGYVTLEGFGPVQVSGLTVDQANNRIREKIGKRFSSSNIRLSVGQTHTIMVNVVGEVKTPGTYTLSAFATVFNALYMAGGIGDLGTLRNIKVYRGGTLITTVDVYDFLRRGHLSGNVRLADNDVIVVGPYEMLAQISGKVKRPMFYEMKRGESLGTLIGYAGGFAGDAYTRSVRVRRKTGRQYSIFNVNEFDMRNFRVADEDSISVDSVIPRYENMVEIKGAVFRPGMYEVGGRINSVRGLIEAADGLTEVAFAPHAVLHRKKADRTLEVISVDVDGILTGRVADIPIQNEDVLFIPTRTDAQEQRTITIHGEVLYPGIYQYADNESLEDFILQAGGLKQSASTVRVDVSRRITNPQALTPDSIIARTYSFSLRDGFVIDGAPGFVLEPYDEVYVRKSPGTTNQQNVSIEGEVVFAGNYTLTSRKMRLSDIYKAAGGATELGYIKGARLERRPTPSERIRMENIYKVQLEQQHKNMVNLAVKTKDAGVLQAIQENNKKLEEKFKVPDVYPVGIELDKAIANPGSDADIVLREGDHIVIPQYNGTVKINGAVMFPNSVGYVEGKSVAYYIDQAGGFASDAKKSNTYILYMNGMLAKVGHNAKVRPGCEIIVPTKIQSKMSLAETLSVGSSAASIAAVIATIANLLK encoded by the coding sequence ATGAAGAAATATATTCTATTTGTATTACTCGCATTATGTTCTTTGAACGGTTTTGCACAGTCGTCTATGACGGATACGCAGGTAATGGACTTCGTGCAGAAGGAGCACAAGAAAGGTACTCCACAAGCGCAGATTGTCACCAAGCTCATGCAGAGTGGTGTAGACATCTCGCAGATACGCCGTGTGAGAAACATATACGAGAAGATGCAGAAGGGAAATGCTGCTTTCGGAGCCGCAAAAGAGGGTACAACAACGGATCGTAGTCGTACAAATAACGGACAGACAAGTCCTACTGCTGCCCCAGGAAAGAGTAAACAACAAATCGCTGATGCGACACTCGATGATTACAACAATAACGAGCAGGAGATAAACAGATACTCAGAGGGACGTATCTCAGCTAATCGTTCGTGGACAAACACCTACGATGAGAACGATGGTGAGTACCTGAAGATGCAGGCTGAGATGAATGATTGGATGCCACAGGACACTGCTGCAATGTATGAAAACCTACTGAAGCAGCTGAGTCGTAACCGAAAGAAGGTTTGGGGACGTGACATCTTTAATAATAAGAGTCTTTCTTTTGAACCAAACATGAACATGGCGCTGCCTCGCAACTACCGTATTGGTCCCGGTGATGCTGTGTTTATCGATGTATATGGTGCTTCACAAAAGTCTTACCAGACAACGGTTGCCCCTGATGGTTACGTCACCTTGGAGGGTTTCGGTCCTGTTCAGGTGAGTGGATTGACTGTAGATCAGGCGAACAACCGTATCCGTGAGAAGATTGGTAAGCGTTTTAGTAGTTCGAACATACGCCTCTCTGTTGGTCAGACCCATACCATCATGGTGAATGTTGTGGGTGAAGTGAAGACCCCAGGTACCTATACACTGTCAGCTTTTGCCACTGTTTTCAACGCACTTTACATGGCTGGCGGTATTGGTGACTTAGGAACACTGCGCAACATCAAGGTTTATAGAGGAGGAACACTCATCACTACGGTTGACGTATACGACTTCCTTCGTCGCGGTCATCTGAGTGGTAACGTACGATTAGCTGATAACGACGTCATCGTTGTTGGTCCTTACGAGATGCTTGCACAGATTAGCGGTAAGGTGAAACGCCCAATGTTCTATGAGATGAAACGCGGCGAAAGCCTTGGAACACTTATCGGTTACGCGGGAGGATTTGCTGGTGATGCCTATACACGTTCGGTACGTGTACGCAGAAAGACGGGTCGCCAGTATTCTATCTTCAATGTTAATGAGTTTGACATGCGCAACTTCCGTGTTGCTGACGAAGACTCTATCAGTGTAGACTCGGTTATTCCAAGATACGAAAACATGGTTGAAATCAAGGGAGCCGTGTTCCGTCCGGGTATGTATGAGGTTGGTGGACGCATCAATAGCGTACGCGGTTTGATTGAAGCTGCAGACGGATTGACAGAGGTGGCATTTGCTCCACACGCCGTTTTACACCGCAAGAAGGCTGACCGCACATTAGAGGTTATCTCGGTAGATGTGGACGGAATCCTTACGGGTCGTGTGGCTGACATCCCTATACAAAATGAAGATGTACTCTTCATCCCTACACGTACGGATGCACAGGAGCAACGAACCATAACCATTCATGGTGAAGTTCTCTATCCAGGTATCTATCAATACGCTGATAATGAGTCGTTAGAAGACTTCATCCTGCAAGCTGGAGGTCTGAAACAGAGTGCCTCTACGGTGAGAGTAGATGTGTCACGTCGTATCACAAACCCACAAGCACTGACGCCAGACTCTATCATCGCTCGCACCTACTCCTTCTCTCTACGTGACGGCTTTGTCATCGATGGTGCGCCAGGTTTCGTTCTTGAACCTTACGATGAGGTGTATGTACGTAAGAGTCCGGGTACAACCAATCAGCAGAATGTTAGTATTGAAGGTGAGGTTGTGTTTGCTGGAAACTACACACTGACCTCAAGAAAGATGCGCCTAAGCGACATTTATAAGGCTGCAGGTGGTGCAACAGAATTAGGATATATCAAAGGTGCGCGCTTAGAGCGTCGCCCTACTCCATCCGAACGCATACGAATGGAGAATATCTATAAGGTGCAGTTGGAACAGCAACATAAGAACATGGTAAACTTAGCTGTGAAAACTAAGGATGCAGGTGTTCTTCAAGCAATACAAGAAAATAACAAGAAGTTAGAGGAGAAGTTCAAAGTTCCTGATGTATACCCAGTTGGTATCGAGTTAGATAAGGCGATAGCTAATCCAGGAAGTGATGCCGACATCGTCCTTCGTGAGGGCGATCACATCGTCATTCCACAATACAATGGAACCGTTAAGATTAACGGTGCGGTTATGTTCCCTAACTCTGTCGGTTATGTTGAGGGCAAGAGCGTTGCTTACTATATCGATCAGGCTGGTGGTTTCGCCAGTGATGCGAAAAAAAGCAACACCTATATCCTCTACATGAACGGTATGTTAGCGAAGGTAGGGCACAATGCTAAGGTGCGCCCAGGCTGCGAAATTATCGTTCCTACAAAGATACAAAGTAAGATGAGCCTTGCCGAAACCCTCAGCGTCGGTTCAAGTGCTGCCAGCATCGCAGCCGTCATTGCAACGATTGCGAACTTGCTGAAGTAG
- the pyk gene encoding pyruvate kinase has protein sequence MKQTKIVCSISDRRCDVDFLRKLFFSGMNVVRMNTAHASPEGIKEIIRNTRTVSQHVALLIDTKGPEVRTTAVDEPIHYKVGDMVKIFGRPEVDSTKDIVNVSYPDFARDVKVGDHVLFDDGALDMLIVESAGPMLVAQVQNEGDLGSRKSVNVPGEHIELPALTEKDKANILLAIEEDIDFIAHSFVRSAADVREVQKILDEHNSDIKIISKIENQEGVDNIDEIIDASYGIMIARGDLGIEVPIEQIPGIQRSIINKCILKKKPVIVATQMLHTMINNPRPTRAEVTDIANAIYSHTDALMLSGETASGKYPVEAVQTMARIAEAAEQDAHKRGHVTVPMVNQNDQREFLSRSAIEATEQLGVKGIITDSETGQTARNLAAFRGPHPVLAICYKDKVQRWLNLSYGVIAVYQHRYKSNEEMFTAALRMLRQKGYIELEDKIAYLSGTFGVGGGTTFLEINKVGDVFARKYRFHLPEEVNTDEEGE, from the coding sequence ATGAAACAGACAAAGATAGTATGTTCTATTAGCGACCGTCGCTGTGATGTTGACTTCCTAAGAAAGCTTTTCTTCTCAGGTATGAATGTCGTACGTATGAATACGGCACATGCAAGTCCTGAAGGTATTAAGGAGATTATTCGCAATACACGTACTGTGTCTCAGCATGTGGCTTTGCTGATTGATACCAAGGGACCAGAGGTGAGAACCACTGCTGTGGATGAGCCTATTCATTACAAGGTGGGCGATATGGTTAAGATTTTCGGTCGTCCTGAAGTTGATTCAACAAAGGATATTGTCAATGTTTCTTACCCTGACTTCGCTCGTGATGTGAAGGTTGGCGACCACGTTCTCTTTGATGACGGTGCATTGGATATGCTGATCGTTGAGAGTGCAGGTCCAATGTTAGTCGCACAGGTGCAGAATGAAGGTGATCTTGGCTCACGAAAGAGTGTGAATGTACCTGGTGAACATATTGAACTTCCTGCCTTAACAGAGAAGGATAAGGCTAATATTTTGTTGGCAATAGAGGAGGATATCGACTTCATCGCTCACTCTTTCGTTCGTTCAGCAGCTGATGTTCGTGAGGTTCAGAAGATTCTTGACGAGCATAACTCTGATATTAAGATTATCTCAAAGATTGAGAATCAGGAGGGTGTAGACAATATCGACGAGATTATCGATGCTTCTTATGGTATCATGATTGCACGTGGTGACTTGGGTATTGAGGTACCTATCGAGCAGATTCCTGGTATTCAGCGTAGCATTATCAATAAGTGTATCTTGAAGAAGAAGCCTGTTATCGTGGCTACTCAGATGTTACACACGATGATTAACAATCCTCGTCCTACGCGTGCTGAGGTTACTGACATTGCGAATGCTATCTATAGCCACACCGATGCGTTGATGTTGAGTGGTGAGACGGCAAGCGGTAAGTATCCTGTTGAGGCTGTACAGACAATGGCTCGTATTGCTGAAGCTGCGGAGCAGGATGCACATAAGCGTGGACATGTAACTGTTCCGATGGTCAACCAGAATGATCAGCGTGAGTTCTTGTCAAGAAGTGCTATCGAGGCTACTGAACAGTTGGGTGTAAAGGGTATTATCACCGATAGCGAGACAGGTCAGACTGCTCGTAATCTTGCTGCTTTCCGTGGTCCACACCCAGTGTTGGCTATCTGCTACAAGGATAAGGTACAGCGTTGGTTGAACCTTAGCTACGGTGTTATTGCAGTTTATCAGCATCGTTATAAGTCAAATGAGGAGATGTTTACAGCAGCCTTGCGCATGCTTCGTCAGAAGGGTTACATTGAGTTAGAGGATAAGATTGCTTATCTTTCTGGTACGTTTGGCGTAGGTGGTGGCACTACCTTCCTTGAGATTAACAAGGTGGGTGATGTCTTTGCACGCAAGTATCGCTTCCATCTCCCTGAAGAAGTGAACACGGATGAGGAAGGGGAATAA
- a CDS encoding polysaccharide biosynthesis protein has protein sequence MTVVSLYTVRCVLNGLGVVDYGVLNAVAGIVTASTCVSSVLALSTQRFYSFAMGKGQHERLREIFSVSLNLVVILSIILLIIFITLGSWFVNTQLNIPPSRQSAAQWLLILSLISFIFSILQIPYMGAVFAHEDMEIYALISILDCICKLIVAVNIKNTPINSLIFYGIGFAVIALFDLIAYIIIAKHKYKECNYIKVTSKETLKELISFSGWTFYGSVAGVSMTQGSTILLNIFFGPIINAAFNIGNQVFNALSTLSNSIIFAFRPAMIKAYSGDNHNYLEKLFSINNRILLNLLICITVPLLLETKSILSLWLGDITEDMVIFTQLYIIYEIIFTIHNPITIIIQATGKVRLYSIIVESLTILCLPISWVLFKMGFSATYLFYTMIGICFIAHIARLIVLKSIYQEFNLSNYALKDFLPAVLTFSVTYACISSFHLHIHNVILRLPIVCITSIMLTMLLAYFINSSHEERQFINKYIIRQQ, from the coding sequence ATGACAGTGGTAAGTCTCTATACGGTACGCTGCGTGTTAAATGGATTAGGCGTTGTTGACTATGGTGTCTTAAACGCTGTCGCAGGTATTGTAACAGCAAGCACATGTGTTAGTAGTGTATTAGCACTTTCAACCCAACGATTTTATTCATTCGCAATGGGTAAAGGACAGCACGAAAGATTAAGAGAGATTTTCTCGGTAAGTCTCAACTTGGTTGTTATTTTATCAATTATCCTTCTCATTATATTTATCACTTTAGGTTCATGGTTTGTCAACACACAATTAAACATTCCTCCTAGTAGACAATCTGCTGCACAATGGTTACTAATATTATCTCTTATATCATTTATCTTTAGCATCCTACAGATTCCTTACATGGGAGCAGTATTTGCGCATGAGGATATGGAGATTTATGCTTTGATTTCGATTCTGGACTGCATATGCAAACTTATAGTCGCTGTTAATATAAAGAACACACCTATTAACAGTCTTATATTTTATGGAATAGGTTTCGCTGTTATAGCTTTGTTTGATTTAATTGCTTATATTATCATTGCTAAACATAAGTATAAAGAATGTAACTATATAAAAGTTACATCAAAAGAGACATTGAAGGAATTAATTTCTTTCTCTGGCTGGACATTTTATGGATCTGTTGCAGGAGTTTCTATGACACAAGGAAGTACTATCTTACTAAATATATTCTTCGGTCCTATCATTAATGCAGCCTTTAACATTGGAAACCAAGTGTTCAATGCGCTAAGTACACTCAGTAATAGTATTATTTTTGCTTTTCGTCCTGCAATGATAAAAGCTTACTCAGGAGACAATCACAACTATTTAGAGAAGCTTTTTTCTATTAACAATAGAATCTTACTAAATTTACTTATTTGTATTACGGTTCCATTGTTATTAGAAACAAAGTCAATCTTAAGCTTATGGTTAGGTGATATAACAGAGGATATGGTAATATTCACACAACTATATATCATTTACGAAATCATTTTCACTATACATAATCCTATTACCATTATTATCCAAGCGACAGGAAAAGTAAGACTTTACTCTATAATTGTAGAGTCTTTGACTATATTATGCCTTCCTATCTCATGGGTATTATTTAAGATGGGATTTTCTGCTACATACTTATTTTACACAATGATTGGGATATGTTTTATAGCACATATTGCACGTTTAATAGTTTTAAAAAGTATCTATCAAGAATTCAATTTATCTAATTATGCCCTAAAGGATTTTCTTCCAGCTGTTTTAACTTTTTCTGTAACTTACGCTTGCATCTCAAGTTTTCATTTACATATACATAATGTAATATTAAGACTTCCTATTGTCTGCATCACATCAATAATGCTAACAATGCTATTAGCATATTTTATTAACTCTTCACACGAAGAACGACAGTTTATAAATAAATATATCATCAGGCAACAATAA
- a CDS encoding chain-length determining protein gives MEKEGTIKQIDLRLVLKRIGEHKKLYYIILPIVIILSSYIILCVPRTYTSETAMAPEVTSGMDADALGDIASSFGFDLPTGKNTDAISPLLYPDLMKDNGFATTLFKVNVETIDKKIHTDYYNYLKYHTKTTWWEKCQVWLTKQLAHKDTVNSVPERFDPYQLSKTDEALVEGMRNNIKINTDKKTGIITIATIDQDPMVAKILADATRKQLQEYIIEYRTKKLRNDVEHYQSLVNQAKKDYEKVRKEYGKISDADMDVVLESVRLKQNDLENDMQLKYNTYTTLVAQLKAADAKLQEHTPVFTTIQGAEVPVKPSGPKRVLFVLGSFFVAFLVVTIYAIRDLMFAE, from the coding sequence ATGGAAAAAGAAGGAACTATAAAGCAAATCGATTTACGATTAGTATTGAAGAGGATAGGAGAGCATAAAAAGCTATACTATATAATATTACCAATCGTAATTATACTGTCATCATACATTATTTTATGTGTACCAAGAACTTACACAAGTGAAACAGCTATGGCACCTGAAGTAACTTCTGGTATGGACGCTGATGCCCTTGGAGATATTGCATCATCTTTTGGATTTGATTTACCGACAGGGAAAAATACAGATGCTATCTCCCCTTTACTCTATCCAGACCTCATGAAAGATAATGGCTTTGCTACAACACTTTTCAAAGTGAACGTAGAGACCATTGATAAGAAAATTCATACTGACTATTATAATTATCTTAAATATCACACGAAAACAACTTGGTGGGAGAAATGTCAAGTATGGTTAACTAAGCAATTAGCACATAAGGACACTGTTAATTCTGTTCCAGAGAGATTTGATCCTTATCAGCTATCTAAAACTGATGAAGCTCTTGTCGAGGGAATGAGAAACAATATTAAAATCAACACTGACAAAAAAACTGGTATTATAACTATTGCTACTATAGACCAAGATCCAATGGTAGCTAAGATACTTGCTGATGCTACAAGGAAGCAACTGCAAGAATATATTATTGAATACAGAACAAAGAAATTAAGAAACGATGTCGAACATTATCAAAGCCTTGTAAACCAAGCAAAAAAAGACTACGAAAAGGTTCGTAAAGAATATGGAAAGATTAGTGATGCAGATATGGATGTTGTATTAGAAAGCGTAAGACTAAAACAAAATGATTTAGAGAACGACATGCAACTGAAATATAACACCTATACTACCCTCGTAGCACAACTAAAAGCTGCTGACGCAAAACTACAAGAGCATACCCCAGTATTCACAACTATCCAGGGTGCAGAGGTGCCAGTTAAACCATCAGGGCCTAAGAGAGTACTGTTTGTATTAGGGTCATTTTTCGTTGCGTTCCTTGTTGTTACAATTTACGCAATACGTGATTTAATGTTTGCCGAATAA